The proteins below come from a single Ictidomys tridecemlineatus isolate mIctTri1 chromosome 8, mIctTri1.hap1, whole genome shotgun sequence genomic window:
- the Mucl3 gene encoding mucin-like protein 3: MTSDLASYNRSAAMVPKLLPSSNMAQPAGGLHFTFGFQCCLLFLLTPWEAGASFQELQKSGELPTSDHLFPLNPGLTYNTSSNHNPPHTGQRPPDFPKSIETHKPKHKCNTTHPSKAIHKPTNNSKTLDNESSGVHHKGPSTSEQNTTNQGKDSIIRNGRDINPDSANPPKGLSDGRHPTSAPKRTTTCRTAKSNPTNRATTVRPVETTISTLDKKSTTPREATIPSHSSLTSEINKKTMVSSEKTTEAMMPAYNTTKNEGKTTTAHEKATGAHVTPTEHGGQTTSAHEKATGAQVIPTEHGGQTTSSHGKATEVHVTPTEHREDTISTHEKATGAQVIPTEHGGQTTSAHEKVTGIHVPPTEHGGQTTSAHEKATGAHVTPTEHGGQTASSHEKATGAHVTPTEHGGQTTSAHEKATGAQVIPTEHGGQTTSAHEKVTGAHVPPTEHGGQTISAHEKATGAHVSPTEHGGETTSAHKKTTGAHVTPTEYGGQTASSYEKATGAQVIPTEHGGETTSAHEKATGAHVTPTEHGGQTASSHEKATVAHVTPTEHGGQTASSHEKATVAHVTPIEHGGQTASSHEKATGAQVIPTEHGGQTTSVNEKVTGIHVPPTEHGGQTTSAHEKATGIHVSPTEHGGQTTSAHEKATGAHVTPTEHGGQTASAHEKATGAQVIPTEYGGETTSAHEKATGAHVTPTEHGGQTASAHEKATGAHVPPTEHGGQTTSAHEKATGAHVPPTEHGGQTISAHEKATGAHVPPTEHGGQTTSAHEKATGAHVPPTEHGGQTTSAHEKATGAHVTPTEYGGQTASSHEKATGAQVIPTEHGGQTASSHEKATVSHVTPTEHGGQTASSHEKATGAHVTPTEHGGQTASSHEKATGAHVTPTEHGGQTASAHEKATGAHVTPTEHGGQTASAHEKATVAHVIPTEHGGQTTSAHEKATGAHVTPTEHGGQTASSHEKATGAHVTPTEHGGQTASAHEKATGAQVIPTEHGGQSTSAHEKATGAQVIPTEHGGQTTSAHEKATGAHVTPTEHGGQTASAHEKATVAHVTPTEHGGQTASSHEKATGAHVTPTEHGGQTTSAHEKATGAQVIPTEHGGETTSAHEKATGAHVTLTEHGGQTTSAHEKATGAHVTPIEHGRQTVSAHEKATRAHVTPTEHGGQTTSAPEKATGAHVTPMALISPTSGVHLSSILSEAPGNKSHSNQNNGGSQAGLHAGETGENGSFPPWAIVIVVLVAVILLLLFLGLIFLIFSVIRTRRALTQNMQNDDPEENEGPNSYPVYLMEQQNLGISQIPSLP; encoded by the coding sequence GTGCTTCATTTCAAGAACTTCAGAAAAGTGGTGAATTGCCAACATCTGACCATTTATTCCCCCTCAATCCAGGTCTTACTTATAATACTAGCTCTAACCACAATCCTCCGCATACAGGACAAAGGCCTCCAGACTTCCCTAAATCTATAGAAACCCATAAGCCAAAACACAAGTGCAACACCACACACCCTTCCAAAGCAATTCACAAGCCTACAAACAACTCCAAAACTCTAgacaatgaaagctctggagttCATCACAAAGGTCCCTCCACTTCTGAACAAAACACCACTAATCAGGGAAAAGACTCAATTATTCGAAATGGACGGGATATCAATCCTGACTCCGCCAACCCACCAAAAGGACTGTCTGATGGAAGACACCCAACCTCAGCACCCAAGAGAACAACAACTTGTAGGACCGCAAAGAGCAATCCAACAAACAGAGCTACAACTGTAAGACCTGTGGAGACAACCATCAGTACTTTAGATAAGAAAAGTACCACTCCACGTGAAGCCACAATTCCTTCCCATAGCTCACTCACTTCAGagataaacaaaaaaactatggTTTCATCAGAAAAAACCACAGAAGCCATGATGCCAGCATACAACACtacaaaaaatgaaggaaagaccACAACAGCTCATGAGAAGGCCACAGGGGCTCATGTCACACCTACAGAACATGGAGGACAAACCACATCTGCCCATGAGAAGGCCACAGGGGCCCAAGTAATACCTACAGAACATGGAGGACAGACCACATCCTCCCATGGGAAGGCCACAGAGGTCCACGTCACACCTACAGAACATAGAGAAGATACCATATCCACCCATGAGAAGGCCACAGGGGCCCAAGTAATACCTACAGAACATGGAGGACAGACCACATCAGCCCATGAGAAGGTCACAGGGATCCATGTCCCACCTACAGAACATGGAGGACAGACCACATCAGCCCATGAGAAGGCTACAGGGGCCCATGTCACACCTACAGAACATGGAGGACAGACCGCATCCTCCCATGAGAAGGCCACAGGGGCTCATGTCACACCTACAGAACATGGAGGACAGACCACATCAGCCCATGAGAAGGCCACAGGGGCCCAAGTAATACCTACAGAACATGGAGGACAGACCACATCAGCCCATGAGAAGGTCACAGGGGCCCATGTCCCACCTACAGAACATGGAGGACAGACCATATCAGCCCATGAGAAGGCCACAGGGGCCCATGTCTCACCTACAGAACATGGAGGAGAGACCACATCAGCCCATAAGAAGACCACAGGGGCTCATGTCACACCTACAGAATATGGAGGACAGACCGCATCCTCCTATGAGAAGGCCACAGGGGCCCAAGTAATACCTACAGAACATGGAGGAGAGACCACATCAGCCCATGAGAAGGCCACAGGGGCTCATGTCACACCTACAGAACATGGAGGACAGACTGCATCCTCCCATGAGAAGGCCACAGTGGCCCATGTCACACCTACAGAACATGGAGGACAGACCGCATCCTCCCATGAGAAGGCCACAGTGGCCCATGTCACACCTATAGAACATGGAGGACAGACCGCATCCTCCCATGAGAAGGCAACAGGGGCCCAAGTAATACCTACAGAACATGGAGGACAGACCACATCAGTCAATGAGAAGGTCACAGGGATCCATGTCCCACCTACAGAACATGGAGGACAGACCACATCAGCCCATGAGAAGGCCACAGGGATCCATGTCTCACCTACAGAACATGGAGGACAGACCACATCAGCCCATGAGAAGGCCACAGGGGCTCATGTCACACCTACAGAACATGGAGGACAGACCGCATCTGCCCATGAGAAGGCCACAGGGGCCCAAGTAATACCTACAGAATATGGAGGAGAGACCACATCAGCCCATGAGAAGGCCACAGGGGCTCATGTCACACCTACAGAACATGGAGGACAGACTGCATCTGCCCATGAGAAGGCCACAGGGGCCCATGTCCCACCTACAGAACATGGAGGACAGACCACATCAGCCCATGAGAAGGCCACAGGGGCCCATGTCCCACCTACAGAACATGGAGGACAGACCATATCAGCCCATGAGAAGGCTACAGGGGCCCATGTCCCACCTACAGAACATGGAGGACAGACCACATCTGCCCATGAGAAGGCTACAGGGGCCCATGTCCCACCTACAGAACATGGAGGACAGACCACATCAGCCCATGAGAAGGCCACAGGGGCTCATGTCACACCTACAGAATATGGAGGACAGACCGCATCCTCCCATGAGAAGGCCACAGGGGCCCAAGTAATACCTACAGAACATGGAGGACAGACCGCATCCTCCCATGAGAAGGCCACAGTGTCCCATGTCACACCTACAGAACATGGAGGACAGACCGCATCCTCCCATGAGAAGGCCACAGGGGCTCATGTCACACCTACAGAACATGGAGGACAGACCGCATCCTCCCATGAGAAGGCCACAGGGGCCCACGTCACACCTACAGAACATGGAGGACAGACCGCATCTGCCCATGAGAAGGCCACAGGGGCCCACGTCACACCTACAGAACATGGAGGACAGACTGCATCTGCCCATGAGAAGGCCACAGTGGCCCATGTAATACCTACAGAACATGGAGGACAGACCACATCAGCCCATGAGAAGGCCACAGGGGCTCATGTCACACCTACAGAACATGGAGGACAGACCGCATCCTCCCATGAGAAGGCCACAGGGGCTCATGTCACACCTACAGAACATGGAGGACAGACCGCATCTGCCCATGAGAAGGCAACAGGGGCCCAAGTAATACCTACAGAACATGGAGGACAGTCCACATCAGCCCATGAGAAGGCCACAGGGGCCCAAGTAATACCTACAGAACATGGAGGACAGACCACATCAGCCCATGAGAAGGCCACAGGGGCTCATGTCACACCTACAGAACATGGAGGACAGACCGCATCTGCCCATGAGAAGGCCACAGTGGCCCATGTCACACCTACAGAACATGGAGGACAGACCGCATCCTCCCATGAGAAGGCCACAGGGGCCCATGTCACACCTACAGAACATGGAGGACAGACCACATCTGCCCATGAGAAGGCCACAGGAGCCCAAGTAATACCTACAGAACATGGAGGAGAGACCACATCAGCCCATGAGAAGGCCACAGGGGCCCATGTCACACTTACAGAACATGGAGGACAGACCACATCCGCCCATGAGAAGGCCACAGGGGCCCATGTCACACCTATAGAACATGGAAGACAGACTGTATCAGCCCATGAAAAGGCCACAAGGGCCCATGTCACACCTACAGAACATGGAGGACAGACCACATCAGCCCCTGAGAAGGCCACAGGGGCCCATGTCACACCTATGGCTTTGATATCCCCTACATCTGGGGTGCACCTGAGTTCCATCCTGTCAGAAGCCCCAGGCAATAAGAGCCATTCAAACCAGAATAATGGTGGCTCACAGGCAGGTCTCCATGCTGGAGAGACAGGAGAGAATGGTTCATTTCCTCCATGGGCCATAGTTATTGTGGTCCTGGTGGCTGTGATTCTTCTGCTGCTGTTCCTTGGCCTCATCTTCTTG